From Triticum aestivum cultivar Chinese Spring chromosome 4A, IWGSC CS RefSeq v2.1, whole genome shotgun sequence, a single genomic window includes:
- the LOC123086690 gene encoding NAC domain-containing protein 71: MDHGFDGALQLPPGFRFHPTDEELVMYYLCRKCGGLPIAAPVIAEVDLYKFEPWRLPEKAAGGGPDAKEWYFFSPRDRKYPNGSRPNRAAGTGYWKATGADKPVGSPRPVAIKKALVFYAGKPPKGVKTNWIMHEYRLADVDRSAAARKKSNNALRLDDWVLCRIYNKKGVIERYDTADSDVADVKPAPAPAARNPRPGQYHAAGPAMKVELSDYGFYQQPSPPATEMLCFDRSGSADRDSNSNHSMPRLHTDSSSSERALSSPSPDFPSDMDYAESQHAAGLAAGWPGDDWGGVIEDDGFVIDGSLIFDPPSPGAFARDAAAFGDMLTYLQKPF; the protein is encoded by the exons ATGGACCACGGCTTCGACGGCGCTCTCCAGCTGCCCCCGGGGTTCAGGTTCCACCCCACGGACGAGGAGCTGGTGATGTACTACCTTTGCCGCAAGTGCGGCGGCCTGCCCATCGCCGCGCCGGTGATCGCCGAGGTCGACCTGTACAAGTTCGAGCCGTGGAGGCTGCCGGAGAAGGCGGCGGGAGGGGGGCCGGACGCCAAGGAGTGGTACTTCTTCTCGCCGCGCGACCGCAAGTACCCCAACGGGTCGCGGCCGAACCGCGCCGCCGGGACCGGGTACTGGAAGGCCACCGGCGCCGACAAGCCCGTGGGGTCGCCCCGCCCCGTGGCCATCAAGAAGGCCCTCGTCTTCTACGCCGGCAAGCCCCCCAAGGGCGTCAAgaccaactggatcatgcacgagtaccgcctcgccgacgtcgaccgctccgccgccgcccgcaagaAGTCCAACAACGCGCTCAGG CTGGATGACTGGGTGCTCTGCCGAATCTACAACAAGAAGGGCGTGATCGAGCGGTACGACACGGCGGACTCCGACGTGGCCGACGTcaagccggcgccggcgccggctgcCAGGAACCCGCGGCCGGGCCAGTACCACGCTGCTGGGCCGGCGATGAAGGTCGAGCTGTCCGACTACGGGTTCTACCAGCAGCCGTCGCCGCCGGCCACGGAGATGCTCTGCTTCGACCGCTCCGGGTCGGCGGACCGGGACTCCAACTCGAACCACTCCATGCCGCGCCTGCACACGGACTCCAGCTCCTCGGAGCGCGCGCTGTCCTCGCCCTCGCCCGACTTCCCGAGCGATATGGACTACGCGGAGAGCCAGCacgcggccggcctcgccgcgggGTGGCCGGGCGACGACTGGGGCGGCGTCATAGAAGACGACGGGTTCGTCATCGACGGCTCGCTCATCTTCGACCCGCCGTCGCCGGGCGCCTTCGCCCGCGACGCCGCCGCGTTCGGGGACATGCTCACGTACCTGCAGAAGCCGTTCTGA